Within the Candidatus Omnitrophota bacterium genome, the region TATCGAAATTCTCAGCCCCTCGACGGCGAAAAAGGATCGCTGGGAGAAGAAGAATCTCTATGAAAAATTCGGCGTACGGGAATATCTGCTCGCCGATCCCGATGGCAAGTTTGTAGAGCGGTTTTGTCTGGGCGAGGATGGCCGTTTCGATCGGGGCGAGGCTTTCGACAAGGCGGGCGAGATTACTTTGAAGTCATTGCCGGAGATTGTTATCAATCTTAATGAAATCTTTGGGTGAACGAAACATGCCATTGCCGAAGTTAAAAGAAAAATTCACTTATCATGATTATTGTACGTGGCCTGATGAAGAACGTTGGGAATTGATCGACGGACGACCTTACGATATGTCGCCTGCTCCAGCACTGAAACATCAGACCGTCGCTGGCAACTTCTTTACTCGCCTTAATATCGCTCTTCGAGGAAAATCGTGTACTCCTTTTTACGCGCCAACGGATGTCGTCCTCTCCGAGTGGGATGTGGTGCAACCCGACGTTCTCGTCGTTTGCGATAAGAAGAAAATTACGGAAAAGAACATTCAGGGCGCGCCCGATTTAGTAATCGAAATTCTTAGCCCTTCCACGGCGAAAAAAGATCGTTGGGAGAAAAAGAACCTCTACGAAAAATTCGGAGTACGGGAATATCTGCTCGCCGATCCCGATGGCAAGTTTGTGGAGCGGTTTTTCCGGGGAGAGAACGGACGTTTCGACCGGGGCGAAGCCTTCGACGCAGCGGGCGAGATCACGCTGAAATCGTTGCCGGAGATCGTCATCTCCCTTAACGAAATCTTTGGGTGAAGAAATCATGCCGCTACCGAAATTAAAAGAAAAATTCTCTTATAATGATTACTGTACGTGGCCGGACGAAGAGCGTTGGGAGTTGATTGATGGACGCCCATACGATATGTCCCCCGCTCCAGGCTTCCACCATCAAGATATCGCTCTTAGTTTCGGAACGTTGTTTAAAAACGCTCTTCGAGGGAAAACATGTACTCCTATCATTGCTCCTATGGACGTCGTTCTATCCGAGTGGGACGTCGTTCAGCCCGATGTTCTCGTCGTTTGCGATAAGAACAAAATTATGGAAAAGAATATCCAAGGGGCGCCCGATTTAGTAATCGAAATTCTTAGCCCTTCCACGGCGAAAAAGGATCGCTGGGAGAAGAAGAATCTCTATGTAAAATACGGCGTACGCGAATATCTGCTTGTTGATCCCGACGGCAAATTCGTAGAACGGTTTTGTCTGGGCGATGATGGCCGTTTCGACCGGGGCGAGGCTTTCGACAAGGCGGGCGAGATTACTTTGAAGTCATTGCCGGAGATTGTTATCAATCTTAATGAAATCTTTGGGTGAACGAAACATGCCATTGCCGAAATTGAAAGAAAAATTCACTTATCATGATTATTGTACGTGGCCGGACGAAGAGCGTTGGGAGTTGATTGATGGACGCCCATACGATATGTCCCCCGCTCCAGGCGCCAGCCATCAAGTTATCGCTCTCAATTTTGGTACGGCGCTTAATATCGCGCTGCGAGGAAAATCATGCACTCCTTTCATTGCTCCTATGGACGTTGTTCTCTCCGAATGGGACGTGGTGCAGCCCGACGTTTTCGTCGTCTGCGATAAGAAGAAAATTACGGAAAAGAATATTCAGGGCGCGCCCGATTTGATTATTGAAATTCTCAGCCCCTCGACGGCGAAAAAAGATCGCTGGGAGAAGAAGAACCTCTACGAAAAATTCGGCGTGCGTGAATATCTGCTTGTTGATCCCGACGGCAAGTTCGTAGAACGGTTTTGTCTTGTCGATGATAGCCGTTTCGACCGGGGCGAGGCTTTCGACGCGGCGGGAGAGATTACGCTGAAAACATTGCCGGAGATGGTTATATCCCTTAACGAAATCTTTGGGTGAATGAATCATGCCTTTGCCGAAGTTAAAAGAAAAATTCACATATCATGATTATTGCACTTGGCCGGATGAAGAACGCTGGGAGTTGATCGACGGACGCCCTTACGATATGTCGCCTGCGCCGGGAGTGAAACATCAAACCATCGTCGGCAATTTCTTT harbors:
- a CDS encoding Uma2 family endonuclease, yielding MPLPKLKEKFTYHDYCTWPDEERWELIDGRPYDMSPAPALKHQTVAGNFFTRLNIALRGKSCTPFYAPTDVVLSEWDVVQPDVLVVCDKKKITEKNIQGAPDLVIEILSPSTAKKDRWEKKNLYEKFGVREYLLADPDGKFVERFFRGENGRFDRGEAFDAAGEITLKSLPEIVISLNEIFG
- a CDS encoding Uma2 family endonuclease encodes the protein MPLPKLKEKFSYNDYCTWPDEERWELIDGRPYDMSPAPGFHHQDIALSFGTLFKNALRGKTCTPIIAPMDVVLSEWDVVQPDVLVVCDKNKIMEKNIQGAPDLVIEILSPSTAKKDRWEKKNLYVKYGVREYLLVDPDGKFVERFCLGDDGRFDRGEAFDKAGEITLKSLPEIVINLNEIFG
- a CDS encoding Uma2 family endonuclease, whose protein sequence is MPLPKLKEKFTYHDYCTWPDEERWELIDGRPYDMSPAPGASHQVIALNFGTALNIALRGKSCTPFIAPMDVVLSEWDVVQPDVFVVCDKKKITEKNIQGAPDLIIEILSPSTAKKDRWEKKNLYEKFGVREYLLVDPDGKFVERFCLVDDSRFDRGEAFDAAGEITLKTLPEMVISLNEIFG